The following are encoded in a window of Cyprinus carpio isolate SPL01 chromosome B18, ASM1834038v1, whole genome shotgun sequence genomic DNA:
- the garre1 gene encoding granule associated Rac and RHOG effector protein 1 has product MYCCSAQESKMDYKLRFLLGGSKHKVQQHQQFQLPELSRTLSAPLGSSCSTPSPMATIGSSPSGCHAPPPGTTTAIADIQQGISKYLDALNAFCRASAFLTELFGSVFRDSRYSKAAMQLKDVQEHVMETTSRLTTAIKPEIGKMLMELSAGAANFKDQNDFSRQDVEVLGRCFLTVMQVHFQFLSQALQKVQPVAQSCLAEALAQVQERHGNAHTQNTSPGPLTELEEAVRSWKGASEVTACLRERGRDGCLSGIQVQQLFCSQNTSIPEHQLKELNAKIDNALQVSTHTHTHAYSSLPRGVCVFGSGFILNPKSVEAALQGCCSDAEAQQAGRFHTTSQPIQCELPTIPVQIGSHLLRGVSFNESASDNLKLKTHAVLQLIKDALDQNGVAVRDDSPVTEVLNQVCPSSWRGACKTAVQLLFGQAGLVVVDTAQIDNKEAYAPQICLEGSKVVIQVPSTWCLKEDPATMSLLQRSLDPEKTLGLVDVLYTAVFDLQRWKERKEQTLPTIQIQLQRDTTDYGGPVDLPPGNSTKSSGGLPKTISKLTSRFTKKTSSNSSAGGSYSIPSTPSRSSGSSDDKSSRLHSLLQMSSMPCTPDPSHAQNANGASADEQGMNLPTDQEMQDVIDFLSGFNMGKSQQASPLVKRRNSVASTNAADLKPPSGVAPPPSQSQVSQVLAQTLQQQTQQQQQQQQQQQLPSTPKQQQTQPQSQPTSQTLPFYQHLLQPIGQPQQTAPVSPQLSSQQPQQPRAPSKWPQGPLGGLSPIGPLTQWPAPGLPDLSSDLYSLGLVSTYMDSMMSEMLGHKPPQGPRNNTWPNRDQSDQSLFGVLGDSMPFDPAVGSDPEFARYVAGVNQAMQQKRQAQHVRRPSNTRSNWPHPDEQHRGWTHPEYYSEGDAVNTGWSANQGDSASSSDETSSANGDSLFSMFSGPDLVAAVKQRRKHSCGEQEVCTLPSPPLHQASDDSNQDSKTKTWPPKAPWQHSSHTNTMPNPSSSLYQMTIPSSQWGDSMQMLQSPVWSTANDCPPSSGMSSGFPFTQQQQQQQQQVSQHKILSKGFKTFPLKPEHRPSYLHQY; this is encoded by the exons ATGTATTGTTGCAGTGCACAAGAAAGTAAAATGGACTACAAGCTGCGCTTTTTGCTTGGCGGGTCCAAGCACAAAGTGCAGCAGCACCAGCAGTTCCAGTTGCCCGAGCTCAGTCGGACCCTCAGCGCCCCGTTGGGCTCTTCTTGCTCCACCCCTTCTCCCATGGCGACCATAGGCTCCTCCCCTTCCGGCTGCCACGCCCCGCCCCCAGGCACCACCACGGCGATTGCAGACATCCAGCAGGGCATCTCCAAATACCTGGACGCGCTGAACGCATTCTGCCGCGCAAGCGCGTTCCTGACCGAGCTCTTTGGCAGCGTTTTCCGGGACTCGCGTTACTCCAAAGCAGCTATGCAACTGAAGGACGTGCAGGAACATGTCATGGAAACGACCAGCCGGCTCACCACAGCAATAAAGCCAGAGATCGGCAAAATGCTGATGGAGCTCAGCGCAGGCGCGGCTAACTTCAAAGACCAGAACGACTTCAGCCGGCAGGACGTTGAG GTGCTGGGCCGCTGCTTCCTGACGGTGATGCAGGTGCATTTCCAGTTCCTGTCACAGGCGTTGCAGAAAGTGCAGCCGGTGGCGCAGTCCTGTCTGGCCGAGGCTCTCGCGCAGGTTCAGGAGAGACACGGAAATGCCCACACACAGAACACGAGCCCCGGGCCCCTGACGGAACTGGAGGAGGCCGTCCGCTCGTGGAAGGGAGCTTCAGAG GTGACGGCGTGTCtcagggagagagggagagacggcTGTCTGTCTGGCATTCAGGTGCAACAGCTCTTCTGCTCTCAGAACACCTCCATCCCTGAACACCAGCTCAAAGAGCTCAACGCCAAGATCGACAACGCTCTGcaggtgagcacacacacacacacacacgcttacagCAGCTTACCACG tggtgtttgtgtttttgggtcTGGGTTTATCCTTAATCCCAAATCAGTGGAAGCAGCTTTGCAG GGCTGCTGTAGTGACGCTGAGGCTCAGCAGGCCGGACGCTTTCACACCACGTCTCAGCCCATCCAGTGTGAATTACCCACAATCCCCGTCCAGATCGGCTCCCATCTCCTCCGAGGAGTTTCCTTCAATGAAAGCGCATCAGATAACCTCAAGCTTAAAACG CATGCCGTGCTGCAGCTGATCAAGGATGCGCTGGATCAGAACGGAGTAGCGGTGCGAGATGATTCGCCCGTCACAGAGGTGCTGAACCAGGTGTGTCCCTCCAGCTGGAGAGGAGCCTGTAAGACGGCCGTTCAGCTGCTGTTTGGACAGGCTGGACTG GTTGTGGTTGACACGGCTCAGATTGACAATAAGGAAGCTTACGCCCCTCAGATCTGTCTTGAAGGATCTAAAGTTGTGATCCAAGTTCCATCTACATG GTGTCTGAAGGAGGATCCAGCGACAATGTCTCTGCTGCAGCGCAGTCTGGATCCAGAGAAGACCCTCGGTCTGGTGGATGTGCTTTACACAGCTGTGTTTGACCTCCAGCGCTGGAAAGAGCGCAA GGAACAGACTTTGCCCACCATTCAGATCCAGCTACAACGAGACACGACTGATTACGGCGGCCCCGTCGATCTCCCTCCGGGGAACAGCACCAAATCTTCCGGCGGCCTCCCCAAAACCATCTCCAAACTCACCTCACGCTTCACCAAGAAAACCTCGTCCAACTCCAGCGCAGGCGGCAGCTACTCCATCCCCAGCACCCCGTCACGGAGCAGCGGCAGCTCGGACGACAAATCCAGCCGCCTGCACAGCCTCCTGCAGATGAGCAGCATGCCGTGCACACCTGACCCCAGCCACGCGCAGAACGCCAACGGAGCGTCCGCAGACGAGCAGGGCATGAACCTGCCCACCGACCAGGAGATGCAAGACGTCATCGACTTCCTGTCGGGGTTCAACATGGGGAAATCCCAGCAGGCGTCTCCGCTGGTGAAGAGGAGGAACTCGGTGGCGTCTACGAATGCGGCCGACTTGAAGCCGCCCAGCGGCGTGGCTCCGCCCCCCTCGCAGTCTCAAGTGTCTCAAGTGTTGGCGCAAACCTTGCAGCAACAaacacaacagcagcagcagcagcagcaacaacagcagcttCCTTCAACGCCAAAACAGCAGCAAACGCAGCCGCAGTCCCAGCCGACCTCGCAGACTCTGCCGTTCTATCAGCATCTCTTGCAGCCGATCGGTCAACCGCAGCAAACGGCGCCGGTTTCCCCGCAGCTCTCTTCACAGCAGCCCCAGCAGCCGAGAGCTCCCAGCAAGTGGCCCCAGGGGCCTTTAGGGGGCCTCTCGCCCATCGGGCCCTTGACGCAGTGGCCCGCCCCGGGCCTGCCGGACCTCAGCTCTGACCTCTACAGTCTGGGGCTGGTCAGTACGTACATGGACAGCATGATGTCTGAGATGCTTGGCCACAAGCCCCCGCAGGGACCCCGGAACAACACCTGGCCCAACCGAGACCAGAGTGACCAGAGTCTGTTCGGGGTGTTGGGAGACTCCATGCCCTTTGACCCTGCAG TGGGCTCGGATCCAGAGTTTGCGCGTTATGTTGCCGGGGTCAATCAGGCCATGCAGCAGAAACGACAGGCACAGCATGTTCGTCGGCCCAGCAACACCCGCAGTAACTGGCCACACCCAGACGAGCAGCACAGGGGCTGGACACACCCAGAGTACTACAGCGAGGG AGACGCGGTCAACACCGGCTGGTCAGCCAATCAGGGGGATTCGGCCAGCTCGAGTGACGAGACGTCCTCAGCCAATGGGGACAGTCTGTTCTCCATGTTCTCTGGGCCTGACCTGGTGGCAGCTGTTAAACAAAGACG GAAACACAGCTGTGGTGAACAGGAAGTGTGCACTCTGCCCTCTCCTCCGCTCCACCAAGCCAGTGACGACAGTAACCAG GACAGCAAAACGAAAACCTGGCCCCCTAAAGCCCCCTGGCAGCACTCCTCACACACTAACACCATGCCCAATCCCAGCTCTTCCCTCTACCAGATGACCATCCCCTCCAGCCAATGGGGAGATTCCATGCAAATGCTGCAGTCTCCGGTGTGGTCGACAGCCAATGACTGCCCTCCATCCTCCGGGATGTCCTCCGGCTTCCCgttcacacaacaacaacaacagcagcagcagcaggtttcCCAGCACAAGATCCTGAGCAAAGGCTTTAAAACCTTCCCGCTCAAACCCGAGCATCGACCCTCATACCTGCACCAGTATTGA